From the Calonectris borealis chromosome 12, bCalBor7.hap1.2, whole genome shotgun sequence genome, one window contains:
- the CAPNS2 gene encoding calpain small subunit 2 produces the protein MQRRKKEIEAYQQLTEPTETGDNWQLETCTDMVKSKHADKLRFAHAQLRHNTALESYRSTESLSNSLQKIFAMFLAKALLSGGSGSGRGGSLARGLGGLLTGGGHGGNLGGLVGGLVHLISEAAAQYNPEPPPPPHNHFTNVEAYESEEIRQFRRLFAQLAGDDMEVCATELRDILNKVVSRHQDLKTDGFSLDTCRSMVAVMDSDTNGKLGFEEFKYLWNNIKKWQCVYKQYDTDQSGTVGRAQLPGALKAAGFHLNEQLCQVIVRRYADEDGSMDFNNFISCLVRLDSMFRAFKSLDRDGDGQIKMTIEDWLQLTMYS, from the coding sequence atgcagagaagaaaaaaagaaatagaggcaTATCAACAATTGACAGAACCTACTGAGACGGGAGATAACTGGCAGCTGGAGACATGCACAGACATGGTGAAGTCTAAGCACGCAGATAAGCTGCGTTTTGCCCACGCCCAGCTCAGACACAATACGGCTTTGGAGAGTTACAGAAGCACTGAATCTCTGAGTAACTCCCTTCAAAAAATCTTCGCGATGTTCCTTGCTAAAGCTTTGCTGAGTGGAGGAAGTGGTAGTGGTCGTGGAGGGAGCCTTGCGCGTGGCCTTGGAGGTCTCTTAACAGGAGGTGGACATGGAGGGAATCTTGGAGGACTTGTTGGAGGTCTGGTCCATCTTATAAGTGAAGCAGCAGCTCAGTATAATCCAGAGCCACCTCCACCTCCTCACAATCATTTTACGAATGTGGAAGCTTATGAGAGTGAGGAGATCAGACAGTTTCGTCGCCTTTTTGCCCAGCTGGCTGGAGATGATATGGAAGTGTGTGCCACAGAGCTAAGGGACATCCTGAACAAAGTCGTTTCCAGACATCAAGATTTGAAGACAGATGGCTTCAGCTTAGACACATGCCGTAGCATGGTAGCTGTCATGGACAGTGATACAAATGGCAAACTGGGCTTTGAAGAGTTTAAGTATCTGTGGAACAACATCAAGAAATGGCAATGCGTATACAAGCAGTATGATACCGATCAGTCAGGCACTGTTGGGAGAGCTCAGCTGCCAGGTGCCTTGAAGGCTGCAGGGTTCCACCTGAACGAACAACTCTGCCAAGTAATCGTGCGCAGGTATGCTGACGAGGACGGTAGCATGGATTTCAACAACTTTATTAGCTGCTTGGTACGACTGGACAGCATGTTCCGGGCCTTCAAGTCCCTGGACCGAGATGGAGATGGACAGATCAAAATGACCATTGAAGACTGGCTGCAGCTGACCATGTATTCGTGA